In Asanoa sp. WMMD1127, one genomic interval encodes:
- a CDS encoding SMP-30/gluconolactonase/LRE family protein, with amino-acid sequence MRRTETLRTLVSGIAMGESPRWREGRLWFCDWGRGQVVRVEPDGTPTTVAEIADLPICIDWLPDGRLLAVSGQQGLLLRVGADGALERHAVLGDGRWNEIAVDRRGNIFVNDIGFDFPGGEFRPGRVCVLTPGADTPREVAGGLAFPNGMAVRGDTLIVAESYAGRLTAFDIAPDGGLGAGREFAAVEGSAPDGIAVDADGSVWFADVPNQRCVRVAEGGAILDTVDADRGCFSCALGGETGRTLFITANEWGEQGAGEGVVYATEV; translated from the coding sequence ATGAGGAGAACAGAAACGCTTCGTACGCTGGTGTCCGGGATCGCGATGGGCGAGTCGCCGCGGTGGCGGGAGGGGCGCCTGTGGTTCTGTGACTGGGGCCGGGGGCAGGTCGTCCGGGTGGAACCCGACGGCACGCCGACCACCGTGGCCGAGATCGCCGACCTGCCGATCTGCATCGACTGGTTGCCCGACGGGCGGCTGCTGGCCGTGTCGGGCCAGCAGGGGCTGCTGCTGCGGGTCGGCGCCGACGGCGCGCTCGAGCGGCACGCCGTTCTCGGCGACGGCCGCTGGAACGAGATCGCGGTCGACCGGCGCGGCAACATCTTCGTCAACGACATCGGCTTCGACTTCCCGGGCGGCGAGTTCCGGCCGGGCCGGGTCTGCGTGCTCACGCCCGGCGCCGACACGCCGCGGGAGGTGGCCGGCGGGCTCGCGTTCCCCAACGGGATGGCGGTGCGGGGCGACACCCTGATCGTCGCCGAGTCGTACGCCGGTCGGCTCACCGCCTTCGACATCGCGCCCGACGGCGGTCTCGGCGCCGGTCGGGAGTTCGCCGCGGTCGAGGGCTCGGCCCCGGACGGCATCGCCGTCGACGCCGACGGCTCGGTGTGGTTCGCCGACGTGCCCAACCAGCGGTGCGTCCGCGTGGCCGAGGGCGGCGCGATCCTCGACACCGTCGACGCCGACCGGGGCTGCTTCTCCTGCGCGCTCGGCGGCGAGACGGGCCGCACGCTGTTCATCACCGCCAACGAGTGGGGCGAGCAGGGCGCGGGCGAGGGCGTGGTCTACGCGACCGAGGTCTGA
- a CDS encoding PLP-dependent aminotransferase family protein gives MAFDWAAFGVDLHLDLPAGGRRAGLERALRAAIRAGRLAPGSRLPATRALAAETGVARGTVAAAYDQLVAEGYLTARTGSGTTVAPVPPPVAFTPAATTPAPPRFDLRPGAPDVSAFPTTAWLRASRRALARVPAATFDYGDPRGHVALRSALAEYLGRARGVLAHPDRIVVTSGYVQALALLAGLHRVVAMEDPGLAFHRAVVRRAGARVVPLAVDESGARLPSASDVDMVVLTPAHQYPTGVTLAPARRRAFADCGALVVEDDYDGEFRYDRQPVGAVQGVAPERVAYVGTAAKTLGPALRLGWMVLPERLVEPVVAAKRHTDYHTEVVGQLTLAEMITSHAYDRHVRAARARYRARRDLLLARLRGARVGGVAAGLHALVELPPGGPREADVLAEAARRGLALGDLGSHWHAPGGHPQGIIVGYGTPGEARYPAALDVLARVLRAQTSVA, from the coding sequence GTGGCGTTCGATTGGGCCGCTTTCGGTGTTGATCTCCACCTGGACCTGCCCGCCGGCGGCCGGCGGGCCGGGCTGGAGCGGGCCCTGCGGGCGGCGATCCGGGCGGGGCGGTTGGCACCCGGCAGTCGGCTGCCGGCCACCCGGGCACTGGCCGCCGAGACCGGGGTGGCCCGGGGCACCGTGGCCGCCGCCTACGACCAACTGGTCGCGGAGGGCTACCTGACCGCGCGGACCGGTTCCGGGACGACGGTGGCGCCGGTGCCGCCTCCCGTGGCGTTCACGCCGGCCGCCACCACGCCCGCGCCGCCGCGGTTCGACCTGCGACCCGGCGCGCCGGACGTCAGCGCGTTCCCGACGACGGCCTGGCTGCGGGCCAGCCGTCGGGCGCTGGCGCGCGTGCCCGCGGCCACGTTCGACTACGGCGACCCGCGCGGCCATGTCGCGCTGCGCTCGGCCCTGGCCGAGTACCTGGGCCGCGCCCGCGGCGTGCTCGCCCACCCCGACCGGATCGTCGTCACCTCCGGCTACGTGCAGGCGCTCGCGTTGCTGGCCGGGCTCCACCGGGTGGTGGCGATGGAAGACCCGGGGCTGGCCTTCCACCGCGCGGTCGTGCGGCGGGCCGGCGCCCGGGTCGTTCCGCTGGCCGTGGACGAGTCCGGCGCCCGGCTTCCGTCGGCGTCCGATGTGGACATGGTGGTGTTGACGCCGGCCCACCAGTACCCGACCGGGGTCACCCTCGCGCCGGCGCGGCGGCGGGCCTTCGCGGACTGCGGCGCGCTGGTGGTGGAGGACGACTACGACGGCGAGTTCCGCTACGACCGGCAGCCGGTGGGCGCGGTGCAGGGCGTGGCGCCCGAGCGGGTGGCGTATGTCGGCACCGCGGCCAAGACGCTCGGGCCCGCGCTGCGGCTTGGCTGGATGGTGCTGCCGGAGCGGCTCGTCGAGCCGGTGGTCGCGGCGAAGCGGCACACGGACTACCACACCGAGGTGGTCGGCCAGCTCACCCTGGCGGAGATGATCACCAGTCACGCGTACGACCGGCACGTGCGCGCCGCCCGTGCCCGCTACCGGGCCCGGCGCGACCTGTTGCTGGCCCGGCTGCGCGGCGCCCGCGTCGGTGGTGTCGCCGCCGGCCTGCACGCGCTGGTCGAGCTGCCGCCCGGCGGTCCGCGCGAGGCGGACGTGCTGGCCGAGGCCGCCCGGCGCGGACTCGCGCTGGGCGACCTCGGCAGCCACTGGCACGCTCCCGGCGGTCATCCACAAGGGATCATCGTCGGGTACGGCACGCCGGGCGAGGCGCGCTATCCGGCCGCGCTCGACGTGCTGGCCCGGGTGCTGCGCGCTCAGACCTCGGTCGCGTAG
- a CDS encoding carboxymuconolactone decarboxylase family protein, whose translation MTTTTIRLAADKLAPHMNRAMNAFDAASRQTSLEAPLLELVRARASQLNGCAYCVDTHNADARAGGETERRLYALPVWSQTPFFSPRERAALALTEAMTRLTDGPVPDEVFAGAQAEFTEIELAELVWSITVINAWNRVAVTTHAWPLS comes from the coding sequence ATGACTACGACGACGATCCGCCTGGCGGCTGACAAGCTCGCGCCGCACATGAACCGGGCGATGAACGCCTTCGACGCCGCCTCCCGCCAGACCTCGCTCGAGGCGCCGCTGCTGGAACTGGTCCGGGCCCGGGCCTCGCAGCTCAACGGCTGCGCCTACTGCGTCGACACCCACAACGCCGACGCCCGCGCCGGCGGCGAGACCGAGCGCCGGCTCTACGCCCTGCCGGTCTGGTCGCAGACGCCGTTCTTCTCGCCCCGTGAGCGGGCCGCCCTCGCCCTCACCGAGGCGATGACCCGGCTCACCGACGGACCCGTGCCGGACGAGGTGTTCGCCGGCGCCCAGGCGGAGTTCACCGAGATCGAGCTCGCCGAGCTCGTCTGGTCGATCACCGTGATCAACGCCTGGAACCGGGTCGCCGTCACCACCCACGCGTGGCCGCTGTCGTGA
- a CDS encoding isocitrate lyase/phosphoenolpyruvate mutase family protein, translating to MAAVVTGADTLRALHRPGDPVVLANAWDAASARAVQAAGFPAVATSSAAVALSLGYADGEATPVDEMLDAVARIVRAVDVPVTADLERGYGLPPAQFVERVLATGAVGCNLEDSDPRTKRLVDVDRQADFLAAVRAAAGPDLVVNARVDAYLRGVADPLATARDRARRFRAAGADCAYPILATAEPDIAVLAADGPVNVLFIPATPALPALAALGVARVSFGDGIHEALAADHARMLAAIVAGASPYGG from the coding sequence GTGGCCGCTGTCGTGACCGGGGCCGACACGCTGCGCGCGCTGCACCGCCCGGGCGACCCCGTCGTGCTGGCCAACGCCTGGGACGCCGCCTCGGCCCGCGCGGTCCAGGCCGCCGGCTTCCCGGCCGTCGCGACGAGCAGCGCGGCGGTCGCCCTCAGCCTCGGCTACGCCGACGGCGAGGCCACCCCGGTCGACGAGATGCTCGACGCGGTCGCCCGGATCGTCCGCGCGGTCGACGTGCCGGTCACCGCCGACCTCGAACGGGGGTACGGGCTCCCGCCGGCCCAGTTCGTCGAGCGCGTGCTCGCCACCGGCGCGGTGGGGTGCAACCTGGAGGACTCGGACCCGCGTACGAAGCGACTGGTCGATGTGGACAGACAGGCCGACTTCCTGGCCGCCGTGCGGGCCGCGGCCGGCCCCGACCTCGTCGTCAACGCGCGGGTCGACGCTTACCTCCGCGGCGTGGCCGACCCGCTGGCGACGGCACGCGACCGTGCCCGCCGGTTCCGGGCGGCCGGCGCCGACTGCGCCTACCCGATCCTGGCCACCGCCGAGCCGGACATCGCCGTGCTGGCGGCCGACGGCCCGGTCAACGTCCTGTTTATTCCGGCCACGCCCGCGCTGCCGGCGCTGGCCGCGCTCGGGGTGGCCCGGGTCAGCTTCGGCGACGGCATCCACGAGGCGCTGGCCGCCGACCACGCCCGGATGCTCGCCGCGATCGTGGCAGGGGCGTCGCCGTACGGGGGATGA
- a CDS encoding DinB family protein, giving the protein MTDVREPRHDLADPKILLLDFLDHYRAVVARKMAGLGPEELRGSRLPSGWSPLELLKHLVYMEERWIRWGFAAEPVPHPWGDQDDEGRWQVRPEETVDALLAAMDLAGARTREIAERARFDDRAAVGGRFATAADAPTLGWILTHVLQEYARHAGHLDIARELIDGAVGE; this is encoded by the coding sequence GTGACCGACGTGCGCGAGCCCCGGCATGACCTGGCCGACCCGAAGATCCTGCTGCTGGACTTCCTCGACCACTACCGGGCCGTCGTCGCGCGCAAGATGGCCGGTCTGGGCCCGGAGGAGCTGCGTGGCAGCCGGCTGCCGTCCGGGTGGAGCCCGCTGGAGCTGCTCAAGCACCTGGTCTACATGGAGGAGCGCTGGATCCGCTGGGGCTTCGCCGCGGAGCCGGTGCCCCATCCGTGGGGCGACCAGGACGACGAGGGCCGCTGGCAGGTCCGTCCGGAGGAGACGGTCGACGCGCTGCTCGCGGCGATGGACCTGGCCGGCGCCCGCACCAGGGAGATCGCCGAGCGGGCGCGCTTCGACGACCGGGCGGCGGTCGGCGGCCGCTTCGCCACCGCCGCCGACGCGCCGACGCTGGGCTGGATCCTGACGCACGTGCTCCAGGAATATGCCCGCCACGCCGGCCATCTCGACATCGCCCGCGAGCTGATCGACGGCGCGGTCGGCGAATAG
- a CDS encoding endonuclease/exonuclease/phosphatase family protein: MTLRLATFNVENLFARAKALDTEEREEGQPALTAFETFNRIAAKPVYSDQDKAEMLAALTTLRVLVETDQGLRLNPNQFDTAWALLRENRGDFLAAPTNAPPRIVANGRGDWLGWVELTVEPVDETSTRMTARVIEDLAPDMLCVVEAENRPALARFNEELLGGRFAHCMLVDGNDPRGIDVGLFCTDKVKVRWVRSNVDVPDPKRKGKRLFSRDCPVYQLRLPGGEDLFLLLNHLKSQSFSSGDPDPLRTRQAQEVRAIYDGLRAEGAGFVAVLGDLNKGPVGDRHPTLEALIGPDSPLVDAYGLPAFGQLWGDKDDDHERPGSFQSCSLKNRLDYILLSPDLAERVVDGGVFRKGLWGTPSNVNPPKLWTVYPEITKGRHGASDHGAVWVDLDL; encoded by the coding sequence GTGACCCTCCGGCTGGCGACGTTCAACGTCGAGAACCTGTTCGCGCGCGCCAAGGCGCTCGACACCGAGGAGCGCGAGGAGGGGCAGCCCGCCCTGACCGCGTTCGAGACCTTCAACCGCATCGCGGCCAAGCCGGTCTACTCCGACCAGGACAAGGCCGAGATGCTCGCCGCGCTGACCACCCTGCGCGTGCTCGTCGAGACCGACCAGGGGCTGCGCCTCAACCCGAACCAGTTCGACACCGCCTGGGCGCTGCTGCGCGAGAACCGCGGCGACTTCCTGGCCGCCCCGACCAACGCGCCGCCCCGGATCGTGGCCAACGGGCGCGGTGACTGGCTCGGCTGGGTCGAGCTGACCGTCGAGCCCGTCGACGAGACCTCGACCCGGATGACCGCCCGCGTGATCGAGGACCTGGCGCCCGACATGCTCTGCGTGGTCGAGGCGGAGAACCGCCCGGCGCTGGCCCGGTTCAACGAGGAACTGCTCGGCGGCCGGTTCGCGCACTGCATGCTGGTCGACGGCAACGACCCGCGCGGCATCGACGTCGGGCTGTTCTGCACCGACAAGGTCAAGGTGCGCTGGGTGCGCAGCAACGTCGACGTGCCCGACCCCAAGCGCAAGGGCAAGCGGCTGTTCAGCCGGGACTGCCCGGTCTACCAGCTCAGGCTGCCCGGCGGCGAAGACCTCTTCCTGCTGCTCAACCACCTCAAGAGCCAGTCGTTCAGCAGCGGCGACCCGGACCCGCTGCGGACCCGGCAGGCGCAGGAGGTACGCGCGATCTACGACGGGCTGCGGGCGGAGGGCGCCGGTTTCGTGGCGGTGCTCGGCGACCTCAACAAGGGCCCGGTGGGCGACCGGCACCCGACGCTCGAGGCGCTGATCGGCCCCGACTCGCCGCTGGTCGACGCCTACGGGCTGCCCGCCTTCGGCCAGCTCTGGGGCGACAAGGACGACGACCACGAGCGGCCGGGCAGCTTCCAGTCGTGCTCGCTGAAGAACCGGCTGGACTACATCCTGCTCTCGCCGGACCTGGCCGAGCGGGTGGTCGACGGCGGAGTGTTCCGCAAGGGGCTGTGGGGCACGCCGAGCAACGTCAACCCGCCCAAGCTCTGGACGGTATACCCGGAGATCACCAAGGGCCGGCACGGCGCCTCCGACCACGGCGCGGTCTGGGTCGACCTCGACCTCTAG
- a CDS encoding sulfite exporter TauE/SafE family protein, translating to MRKLVLLALVGLGAQLVDGSLGMAYGVTSTTLLLAIGTNPAAASATVHLAEIGTTLVSGAAHWRFGNVDWKVVLRIGIPGAIGAFAGATFLSSLSTETAAPVMSLILLALGLYILSRFTVAGLPKAQLGKPLRKRFLTPLGLVGGFVDATGGGGWGPVGTPAILASGRLEPRKTIGSIDTSEFLVAIAASIGFFVGIGSEQINVGWVVALLAGGIIAAPIAAWLVRLVPPRVLGSAVGGVIILTNTRTLLRSDWIDAPDGVRYAVYAVIYAVWAAAVAWSVRAHLADRRAAATAAATATSGASPEPEPARV from the coding sequence GTGCGCAAGCTGGTGCTCCTGGCGCTGGTCGGACTCGGCGCCCAGCTCGTCGACGGCAGCCTGGGCATGGCCTACGGCGTCACGTCGACGACCCTGCTCCTGGCGATCGGCACCAACCCGGCGGCCGCGTCGGCCACCGTGCACCTCGCCGAGATCGGCACGACACTGGTCTCGGGCGCCGCGCACTGGCGCTTCGGCAACGTCGACTGGAAAGTCGTCCTCCGCATCGGCATACCGGGCGCGATCGGCGCCTTCGCCGGCGCGACGTTCCTGTCCAGCCTGTCGACCGAGACCGCCGCGCCGGTGATGTCGCTGATCCTGCTCGCCCTCGGCCTCTACATCCTCAGCCGGTTCACCGTCGCGGGCCTGCCCAAGGCGCAGCTCGGCAAGCCCCTGCGCAAGCGGTTCCTGACCCCGCTCGGCCTGGTCGGCGGCTTCGTCGACGCGACGGGCGGCGGTGGTTGGGGCCCGGTCGGCACGCCCGCGATCCTGGCCAGCGGCCGGCTCGAGCCCCGCAAGACGATCGGCTCGATCGACACCAGCGAGTTCCTGGTCGCGATCGCCGCCAGCATCGGCTTCTTCGTCGGCATCGGCTCCGAGCAGATCAACGTCGGCTGGGTCGTCGCGCTGCTGGCCGGCGGGATCATCGCCGCTCCCATCGCCGCCTGGCTGGTCCGGCTCGTGCCGCCGCGGGTGCTGGGGTCGGCCGTCGGCGGCGTGATCATCCTGACCAACACCCGCACGCTGCTGCGCAGCGACTGGATCGACGCCCCGGACGGGGTGCGCTACGCGGTCTACGCGGTGATCTACGCCGTCTGGGCGGCGGCGGTGGCCTGGTCGGTGCGGGCCCACCTGGCCGACCGCCGCGCGGCCGCGACCGCCGCCGCCACCGCCACCTCCGGCGCTTCGCCGGAGCCAGAGCCGGCCCGCGTCTAG
- a CDS encoding propionyl-CoA synthetase — translation MGAYADAYRTSLSDPEAFWSAAAREIEWFRPPTTVLDDSAPPFYRWFPDGTLNTCFNAVDRHVRAGRGDQAAIDYDSPVTDSRRTLTYAELQDQVARFAGVLRHLGVDRGDRVVIYMPMVPEAVVAMLACARLGAVHSVVFGGFAPRELAARIDHARPKVLVTASCGIEVKRIVEYLPIVDQALDLAAYRPGSVVLLQRPQSPATPRAGRDLDWHAALGEAEPVDCVPVAATDPLYILYTSGTTARPKGVVRDNGGHAVALRWSMRNVYDTHPGETMWTASDIGWVVGHSYIIYGPLLTGCTSVLYEGKPVGTPDAGAFWRVAAEHSVKTMFTAPTAFRAIRRDDPDGAHLDRYDLRKLRYLFLAGERLDPETYNWARERLRIPVIDHWWQTETGWPVAANPMGLEPHPPRPGSATVPMPGYDVQVLDDAGRPAREGQIVIKLPLPPGTLPTLWQDDDRYQASYLSAHPGYYLTGDGGYVDDDGYLFVMGRTDDVINVAGHRLSTGAIEQAVAGHPAVAECAVIGVTDELKGQVPRALVVLKAGASVDGETLADEVKALVRERIGGIAALRRVDVVAALPKTRSGKILRKTMRGLAAGRDEPVPSTIEDPGVLDALRPVLRD, via the coding sequence ATGGGTGCCTATGCCGACGCGTACCGGACGAGCCTGAGCGACCCGGAAGCCTTCTGGAGCGCCGCCGCCCGCGAGATCGAGTGGTTCCGCCCGCCGACCACCGTGCTCGACGACAGCGCGCCGCCGTTCTACCGCTGGTTCCCCGACGGCACGCTCAACACCTGCTTCAACGCGGTCGACCGGCACGTCCGGGCCGGCCGCGGCGACCAGGCCGCCATCGACTACGACAGCCCGGTCACCGACAGCCGGCGCACCCTCACCTACGCCGAGCTCCAGGACCAGGTGGCCCGGTTCGCCGGCGTGCTGCGCCACCTCGGCGTCGACCGCGGCGACCGCGTGGTGATCTACATGCCGATGGTCCCCGAGGCGGTCGTGGCCATGCTGGCCTGCGCCCGGCTCGGCGCCGTGCACTCGGTGGTGTTCGGCGGCTTCGCGCCGCGCGAGCTGGCCGCGCGGATCGACCACGCCCGCCCCAAGGTGCTCGTCACCGCCTCCTGCGGCATCGAGGTCAAGCGGATCGTCGAATACCTGCCGATCGTCGACCAGGCCCTCGACCTGGCCGCTTACCGACCCGGCAGCGTCGTGCTGCTGCAGCGGCCGCAGTCCCCGGCGACCCCGCGGGCCGGGCGCGACCTCGACTGGCACGCCGCGCTCGGCGAGGCCGAGCCCGTCGACTGCGTGCCGGTCGCCGCCACCGACCCGCTCTACATCCTCTACACCTCGGGCACCACCGCCCGGCCGAAGGGCGTCGTGCGCGACAACGGCGGCCACGCCGTGGCGCTGCGGTGGAGCATGCGCAACGTCTACGACACCCATCCGGGCGAGACCATGTGGACCGCCTCAGACATCGGATGGGTGGTCGGCCACTCCTACATCATCTACGGGCCGCTGCTCACCGGGTGCACGTCGGTGCTCTACGAGGGCAAGCCGGTCGGCACGCCCGACGCCGGCGCGTTCTGGCGGGTCGCCGCCGAGCACTCCGTCAAGACGATGTTCACCGCGCCGACCGCGTTCCGGGCGATCCGCCGTGACGACCCCGACGGCGCCCACCTCGACCGCTACGACCTGCGCAAGCTGCGTTACCTGTTCCTGGCGGGGGAGCGGCTCGACCCCGAGACCTACAACTGGGCCCGCGAGCGGCTGCGCATCCCGGTGATCGACCACTGGTGGCAGACCGAGACCGGCTGGCCCGTGGCCGCCAACCCGATGGGCCTGGAGCCGCACCCGCCGCGACCCGGCTCGGCCACGGTCCCGATGCCGGGCTACGACGTCCAGGTGCTCGACGACGCCGGCCGACCCGCGCGGGAGGGGCAGATCGTGATCAAGCTGCCGCTGCCGCCCGGCACGCTGCCGACCCTCTGGCAGGACGACGACCGTTACCAGGCCTCGTATCTCAGCGCGCACCCCGGCTACTACCTCACCGGCGACGGCGGCTACGTCGACGACGACGGCTACCTGTTCGTCATGGGCCGCACCGACGACGTGATCAACGTGGCCGGCCACCGGCTCTCCACCGGGGCGATCGAGCAGGCGGTCGCCGGCCACCCGGCCGTTGCCGAGTGCGCCGTCATCGGGGTGACCGACGAGCTCAAGGGTCAGGTGCCGCGGGCCCTGGTGGTGCTCAAGGCGGGCGCCTCGGTCGACGGCGAGACGCTCGCCGACGAGGTGAAGGCGCTGGTCCGCGAGCGGATCGGCGGCATCGCCGCGCTGCGCCGGGTCGACGTCGTGGCGGCCCTGCCCAAGACCCGCTCGGGCAAGATCCTCCGCAAGACGATGCGCGGGCTGGCGGCCGGCCGCGACGAGCCCGTGCCCTCGACCATCGAGGACCCGGGTGTGCTCGACGCCCTGCGCCCGGTGCTCCGGGACTGA
- a CDS encoding NAD(P)/FAD-dependent oxidoreductase produces the protein MARPRVVIVGGGFAGFHAAHKLTRLARGRADITLINPTDYLLYVPLLPEVAVGVLEPRQIAVSLTSALPGVKLALGEANALDLEANEVHYTDAEGGSRHIPYDRLVIALGSVNKLLPIPGVADHAHGFRGVPEALFLHDHIVRQLEMAQNEPDPGECLARCTFVVVGAGYTGTEVAAHGVQFTDLLAKQKKTPIKPTWILLDLADRVLPELDPRMSKEADRVLRERGVEVLMGTSVQEALFDGVRLTDGRYIPTRSLVWCVGVRPDPVVDNLGLPTDRGRIVVDEYLRVPGHPRVYAIGDAAAVPDPENPGRPTPMTAQHAVRHGKQAAHNIAAEYGTGKAKPYRHKDLGFVVDLGGLAATANPFGVVLAGLPAMVATRGYHLLSLPGNRIRVVGDWLLHAFLPRHAVQLGLIRGPEVPLDNAAPELPVRPPAPARSS, from the coding sequence ATGGCACGTCCGAGGGTGGTCATCGTCGGCGGCGGCTTCGCCGGGTTCCACGCAGCGCACAAACTGACCCGCCTGGCCCGCGGCCGGGCCGACATCACGCTGATCAACCCGACGGACTATCTCCTCTACGTCCCGCTGCTGCCGGAGGTCGCGGTCGGGGTGCTCGAGCCGCGGCAGATCGCGGTCTCGCTGACCTCCGCGCTGCCCGGGGTCAAGCTCGCCCTGGGTGAGGCCAACGCGCTCGACCTCGAGGCCAACGAGGTGCACTACACCGACGCGGAAGGCGGCAGCCGGCACATCCCGTACGACCGGCTCGTGATCGCCCTGGGCAGTGTCAACAAGCTGCTGCCGATCCCCGGCGTGGCCGACCACGCCCACGGCTTCCGGGGCGTGCCCGAGGCCCTCTTCTTGCACGACCACATCGTCCGCCAGCTCGAGATGGCCCAGAACGAGCCCGACCCGGGCGAGTGCCTGGCCCGCTGCACGTTCGTCGTGGTGGGCGCGGGCTACACGGGCACCGAGGTGGCGGCGCACGGCGTGCAGTTCACCGACCTGCTGGCCAAGCAGAAGAAGACGCCCATCAAGCCCACCTGGATCCTGCTGGACCTGGCCGACCGGGTGCTGCCCGAGCTCGACCCGCGGATGTCCAAGGAGGCCGACCGGGTGCTCCGCGAGCGCGGGGTCGAGGTGCTGATGGGGACCTCGGTGCAGGAGGCGCTGTTCGACGGCGTACGCCTGACGGACGGCCGCTACATCCCGACCCGCTCGCTGGTCTGGTGCGTCGGCGTGCGGCCCGACCCGGTGGTCGACAACCTGGGCCTGCCGACGGACCGCGGTCGCATAGTGGTCGACGAATACCTGCGGGTGCCCGGCCATCCCCGGGTCTATGCGATCGGCGACGCCGCCGCCGTGCCCGACCCGGAGAATCCTGGCCGGCCGACCCCGATGACCGCCCAGCACGCGGTGCGGCACGGAAAGCAGGCCGCGCACAACATCGCCGCCGAGTACGGCACGGGCAAGGCCAAGCCGTACCGCCACAAGGACCTGGGTTTCGTGGTCGACCTGGGCGGGCTGGCGGCCACGGCCAACCCGTTCGGCGTGGTGCTCGCGGGCCTGCCGGCCATGGTGGCGACCCGCGGCTATCACCTGCTGTCGCTGCCGGGCAACCGGATCCGGGTCGTCGGCGACTGGCTGCTGCACGCCTTCCTCCCCCGCCACGCCGTGCAGCTGGGCCTGATCCGGGGCCCGGAGGTGCCGCTCGACAACGCGGCGCCCGAGCTCCCGGTCCGCCCGCCGGCCCCGGCCCGGAGCAGTTGA